Below is a window of Catalinimonas alkaloidigena DNA.
ACTGGTTGTTCTGAAACGTGAATCCCCCGGTAAACGTCAGGGCGTGGCGTTCGGCGAACGTTTTTGAGTAGGTCAGGATGTTCTCGTTCAAAAAGCTGATCTCCTGTCCGTACGAGGTAGACGCCGATCCCGTGGAGCCGCGCAGCAGTCGCGAGGCGTAGTAATCGCTGCGGCTGTCGGTATTTTCCAGCCCGGCCGATACGCGCAGGCTGAGGCCGTTGAACGGCGTAAACGTCAGGGCCGTGTTGAGCAACATTTCGTTGCCGGTGTACCGGTTGTAGCGTTCGTAGGCCAGCACGAGCGGATTCTGTAACACGTTCGGGCTGAAGGGGTAGGTGTCGACCGCGTTGTAGGTACCATCGGCCCGGTAAGGAGCGAGGGTGGGCGGCGAAACCATGGCGGCCGACAGAACGCCGTTGCCGCGTGCGCTGTTGTCGCTGCCGATCTGGTTGCGCACCACGCGGCTCAGGATGCTGCTGTACGACAGACTCAGCTTGTCAGTAATGGTCTGGTTCAGGTTGGCCCGCAGCGACGCCCGCTGGTACGCCGAGTTGACGATGATGCCTTGCTGGTCGAACAAACTTCCCGAGACGGAATACTGCGTACGGTCGTTGCCGCCCGACAGGGTCAGCACGTGGTTTTGCACGGGCGCCGTCCGGAACACCACCTCCTGCCAGTCGGTGCCTGCCCCAAAACCGGCAATTTCGGCGTCGGTGAAGTACGGCGCTGCGCCGTCGTTGCTGGCGCGCTCGTTCATCAGCGTCGCAAATTCGGTGGCGTTCAAGAGGTCCAGTTTTTTGATGACCGACTGAAAACCGTAGTACGAGTCAAGGCTGACGTTTCCCCGGCCGCTTTTGCCGCGTTTGGTCGTGATGATCACCACCCCGTTGGCCCCCCGCGAGCCGTAAATGGCCGTGGCGGAGGCATCTTTCAAAATTTCCATCGATTCGATGTCGGCGGGGTTCAGCGCCCCGATGCCGCCCGTCAGCGGAAAGCCATCCACCACGTAGAGCGGTTCGTTGCTGCCTTGCAGCGAGTTGCCCCCGCGAATCTTTACGCTGAGCGTGCTGCCCGGCGCCCCGGAATTTTGCACGACCTGCACGCCCGTGGCGCGTCCGTTCAGCCCCTGCACGGCGTTGGTCACCGGAAAAGCGTTGATGTCTTTCGTTTTCACCGCTGCCACCGAGCCCGTCAGGTCCGACTTCTTCTGCGTGCCGTAGCCCACCACCACAATCTCTTCCAGTGCCTTTACGTCCTCTTCCAGCGTAATGTCGATCTGCAACCGGGCCCCGACCGCAACCTCCTGCGACAGATACCCGACCGCCGAAAACACCAGCGTCGGGTTATCGCTCACCTTCAGGGTATAGCGCCCGGCGACGTCGGTGATCGTCCCGTTTTGCGTCCCTTTTTCCAGCACGTTTACGCCCGGAATGCCTTCTCCTGACGCATCGAGCACCTGGCCGGAAATTTCGCTGGCGCGCTGTACCGGCGTAAGCTGGAGCGACGGTTGCGGCGGGACGACGGGCACGAGCGAAGGCAGGCGGGGTGGCGATTTCGATTCCAGGGTTTTGCTGATGATGGCGTAGCGGTGATCGTCCAACTGTTTGAACTCCAGGTTGTTGGGTGTCAGAAGTTCTTGTAAACTTTCCTGTAAGGTCAGGTGGCTGACGTCCGGTTTGCGCACGCGTAGGTCGTCGACCCGGTCGCGGCGGTAAACGAACTCGACGCCGTATTTCTTCTCGATTTCGGAGAGCACTTCCGGCAGCAACTGGTACGTTTCCTGGGTCTGGTGCAGCGGCTTGTCACGGTGCAACGCCAGGTGTTGCGCGGAGAGTGCGGGAGCCCACAGCGCCGTCAGGCACACGAGCGGTAAAAACGTTTTCATAAGGTAGGGTAGGTTGTAATGAACGTTTAAGGTTGGAACACAAGGCGGTCGCCTTCGCGGGTGATGCGGATTTCGGCGGCGATGGCTAGTTCGCGGGTCAGTTGGTCCAGGTCTGCCAGCGAAAAGGTGCCCCGGATCTCCAGGCGCGCCAGCGCGGAGTCTTGGATCACGACCGACAGGCCGTAGGTTTCTTCGATCAGGGACGCGATTTCGCGAATCGACTTGTCCTTGACGATCAGCCGGTCGTCTTTCCAGGACGTGTACAACTCGGGTTCGACCCGGCGCTGGCGCAGTTGCTTGCTGACGAGGGAGTATTCGACCAGATCGCCGGGCCGCATCTCGACCGGCGCGGTTTGCTCGGTTTTCAGATCCAGACGCACTTTCCCTTCCTGCAACACGACTTGCGTGCGGGCCCGGCGGTTGGTGACGTTGAACTGCGTGCCGATTACTTCGACATCGAGGTCCGACGTGTGGACAACGAACTTGCGGAACCCGTCCGGGCGGGGTTCTTGCTTCACGGTGAAATACGCTTCGCCTTCCAGCCACACTTCCCGGTTGCCTTCGTCCGACCAGTCGGAGGCGTACGAAAGCCGCGAGTTGGCGTTCAGCA
It encodes the following:
- a CDS encoding SusC/RagA family TonB-linked outer membrane protein, which produces MKTFLPLVCLTALWAPALSAQHLALHRDKPLHQTQETYQLLPEVLSEIEKKYGVEFVYRRDRVDDLRVRKPDVSHLTLQESLQELLTPNNLEFKQLDDHRYAIISKTLESKSPPRLPSLVPVVPPQPSLQLTPVQRASEISGQVLDASGEGIPGVNVLEKGTQNGTITDVAGRYTLKVSDNPTLVFSAVGYLSQEVAVGARLQIDITLEEDVKALEEIVVVGYGTQKKSDLTGSVAAVKTKDINAFPVTNAVQGLNGRATGVQVVQNSGAPGSTLSVKIRGGNSLQGSNEPLYVVDGFPLTGGIGALNPADIESMEILKDASATAIYGSRGANGVVIITTKRGKSGRGNVSLDSYYGFQSVIKKLDLLNATEFATLMNERASNDGAAPYFTDAEIAGFGAGTDWQEVVFRTAPVQNHVLTLSGGNDRTQYSVSGSLFDQQGIIVNSAYQRASLRANLNQTITDKLSLSYSSILSRVVRNQIGSDNSARGNGVLSAAMVSPPTLAPYRADGTYNAVDTYPFSPNVLQNPLVLAYERYNRYTGNEMLLNTALTFTPFNGLSLRVSAGLENTDSRSDYYASRLLRGSTGSASTSYGQEISFLNENILTYSKTFAERHALTFTGGFTFQNNQYRGTSASSSGYSTDALLNYNLQAGSTPGVPSSSYSDWTILSYLARVNYSFHDRLLITLSGRADGSSRFGQSNKWGLFPSGAIAYRLIEEDFLKNLPQLTDLKVRASWGQTGSTAVSPYQTLNLLSSRQVVFGDDIFVGYVPGSGKPNPDLQWETTQQTDLGLDVGLFNQRLQLTFDVYNKLTTDLLATVPLPNSSGYTSTVRNIGSIRNRGFEASATAILVDKAFKWNATANFSLNRNRVRQLAGGSDVFGGALDIPFNVSVNLIREGLPVGVFYGFREDGLDEAGQIKYVDVNDDGLINDADKTVIGDPNPDFIYGFSTDVSFKNFELSVFLQGIQGADLFNFNTSGLANSFNFGENQIRDILNRWSPQNPDPNAPYPALSVNTKFRESDRYVEDGSFLRVKNIQLAYNLPTRQWNLSWLQSAQLYISGQNLLTFTDYSWYDPEVSTRGSSLTMGIDQAGYPNARTITLGARIGL
- a CDS encoding FecR family protein, with the protein product MDFDHYTREDFIADESFQNWVWQAQPHNVAFWDAWVAAHPEKQATVEAARQWILGLQLRETMPSEAEIDDSLTALRARLAAAPLSTTPMLPTPRPFWRQHALKIAASLLLLLGALAVVWFYGAQWQRETLATRFGETRKILLPDRSVVVLNANSRLSYASDWSDEGNREVWLEGEAYFTVKQEPRPDGFRKFVVHTSDLDVEVIGTQFNVTNRRARTQVVLQEGKVRLDLKTEQTAPVEMRPGDLVEYSLVSKQLRQRRVEPELYTSWKDDRLIVKDKSIREIASLIEETYGLSVVIQDSALARLEIRGTFSLADLDQLTRELAIAAEIRITREGDRLVFQP